Proteins encoded within one genomic window of Rhinolophus sinicus isolate RSC01 linkage group LG05, ASM3656204v1, whole genome shotgun sequence:
- the LOC109444464 gene encoding MAL-like protein — MASRDPPPPTTHAPPDVPTGLTLFLTIPYAFFLPELVFGFWVWILVASTQVANPLLQGWVMYVSLTSFFFSLMFLLSYLFGFYKRYEFWKVLDSLYHGTTGILYTSAAVLQAHATIISETDDLKNYFINTAASFFAFITTLLYVLHAFSIYYH; from the exons ATGGCCTCCCGGGACCCACCGCCCCCCACCACCCACGCGCCGCCCGACGTGCCCACGGGGCTCACTCTGTTCCTCACCATCCCCTACGCCTTCTTCCTGCCGGAGCTG GTGTTTGGGTTCTGGGTCTGGATCCTGGTGGCTTCCACCCAAGTGGCAAACCCGTTGCTGCAAGGATGGGTGATGTACGTCTCGCTGACCTCGTTCTTCTTCTCTCTGATGTTCCTGCTGTCTTACTTGTTTGGATTTTATAAGAGATACGAGTTCTGGAAAGTTCTG GACAGCCTGTACCACGGAACCACCGGCATCCTGTACACTAGTGCGGCTGTCCTGCAGGCGCATGCCACCATCATTTCTGAGACCGACGACCTAAAGAACTACTTCATAAACACCGCAGCCTCG TTCTTTGCCTTCATCACCACTCTGCTCTATGTCCTCCACGCCTTCAGCATCTATTACCACTAG